Proteins encoded in a region of the Microbacterium neungamense genome:
- the valS gene encoding valine--tRNA ligase, with translation MSAIPDKPALEGLEAKWDEVWSREGTYLFDRARAAASGREGVYSIDTPPPTASGSLHIGHVFSYTHTDIKARFERMRGKTVFYPMGWDDNGLPTERRVQNYYGVRCDPSLPYDPDFTPPFEGGDNKSSRAADQRPISRRNFIELCEKLTVEDEKHFEALFRQLGLSVDWTQTYRTISDETIRQSQLAFLRNLERGEAYQSLAPTLWDIDFRSAIAQAELEDREQPASFHRLAFHKTDGSGDIHIETTRPELLAACVALVAHPDDERYQPHFGTTVQTPLFDVEVPVLAHHLAQPDKGTGIAMICTFGDVTDIVWWRELDLPNRTILGQDGRVLAEAPEAITSDAGRSAYAELAGKTVFSARKRIVELLEESGELLEVSKPFQHAVKFYEKGDRPLEIVSTRQWYIRNGARDTDLRDRLIENGRELTWHPDFMRVRYENWVGGLTGDWLISRQRFFGVPIPVWYALDENGERDYDRVLVPDAAQLPIDPTSDVPAGYTEDQRGKPGGFDGEKDIFDTWATSSLTPQLAGGWERDEDLWELVAPFDLRPQGQDIIRTWLFSTMLRSTLEDGRSPWRNAAISGFIVDPDRKKMSKSKGNVVTPADILDKHGSDAVRYWSASSRLGMDAAFDPQNPTQVKIGRRLAIKILNAAKFVLSFPVPEGAQITHALDASMLTALDGVVREATKAYENYDQARALEVTEAFFWTFCDDYLELVKERAYNQADVGQASAALALRLALSTLLRLLAPIISFATEEAWSWFEEGSIHTASWPEPLGIEGDPTVLAATSAALIGIRRAKTEAKASQKTPVARATIAAPAATIDALRAAVDDLRAVGRIAHLEFADAEELTVTQIELAPVEV, from the coding sequence ATGTCCGCGATCCCCGACAAGCCCGCCCTCGAAGGTCTCGAAGCGAAGTGGGACGAGGTCTGGTCCCGGGAGGGGACCTACCTGTTCGACCGCGCACGCGCCGCCGCTTCCGGCCGTGAGGGCGTCTACTCGATCGACACGCCGCCGCCCACGGCATCCGGCAGCCTCCACATCGGCCACGTGTTCTCCTATACGCACACCGACATCAAGGCACGCTTCGAGCGGATGCGGGGCAAGACGGTGTTCTACCCGATGGGCTGGGACGACAATGGCCTGCCCACCGAGCGGCGGGTGCAGAACTACTACGGCGTGCGCTGCGACCCCTCGCTCCCCTACGACCCCGACTTCACACCCCCGTTCGAGGGCGGCGACAACAAGTCCAGCCGCGCCGCCGATCAGAGGCCGATCAGCCGCCGCAACTTCATCGAGCTGTGCGAGAAGCTCACCGTCGAGGACGAGAAGCACTTCGAGGCGCTGTTCCGCCAGCTCGGCCTGAGCGTCGACTGGACCCAGACCTACCGCACCATCTCCGACGAGACGATCCGGCAGAGCCAGCTCGCCTTCCTGCGCAACCTGGAGCGCGGCGAGGCGTACCAGTCGCTCGCCCCCACGCTGTGGGACATCGACTTCCGCTCCGCGATCGCGCAGGCCGAGCTGGAGGACCGCGAGCAGCCGGCCTCGTTCCACCGTCTCGCCTTCCACAAGACCGACGGCTCCGGCGACATCCACATCGAGACCACCCGGCCCGAGCTGCTCGCCGCCTGCGTGGCCCTCGTCGCGCATCCGGACGACGAGCGCTACCAGCCGCACTTCGGCACCACTGTGCAGACCCCGCTGTTCGACGTCGAGGTTCCGGTGCTCGCGCACCACCTCGCGCAGCCGGACAAGGGCACCGGCATCGCCATGATCTGCACCTTCGGCGATGTCACCGACATCGTGTGGTGGCGCGAGCTGGACCTCCCCAACCGCACCATCCTCGGCCAGGACGGCCGCGTCCTCGCCGAGGCGCCGGAGGCGATCACGAGCGACGCGGGGCGGTCCGCGTACGCCGAACTGGCCGGGAAGACCGTGTTCAGCGCCCGCAAGCGGATCGTCGAGCTGCTCGAGGAGTCCGGTGAGCTGCTCGAAGTGTCCAAGCCGTTCCAGCACGCGGTGAAGTTCTACGAGAAAGGCGACCGCCCGCTCGAGATCGTCTCCACGCGCCAGTGGTACATCCGCAACGGCGCCCGCGACACCGACCTGCGCGACCGTCTCATCGAGAACGGCCGCGAGCTCACCTGGCACCCCGACTTCATGCGGGTGCGCTACGAGAACTGGGTCGGCGGCCTCACCGGCGACTGGCTCATCTCGCGACAGCGCTTCTTCGGCGTGCCGATCCCGGTCTGGTACGCGCTCGACGAGAACGGCGAGCGGGACTACGACCGGGTGCTCGTGCCGGACGCCGCGCAGCTGCCGATCGACCCGACCAGCGACGTGCCGGCCGGCTACACCGAGGACCAGCGCGGCAAGCCCGGCGGGTTCGACGGCGAGAAGGACATCTTCGACACCTGGGCGACGTCGTCGCTGACCCCGCAGCTCGCAGGCGGCTGGGAGCGCGACGAGGACCTCTGGGAGCTCGTGGCGCCGTTCGACCTGCGCCCGCAGGGTCAGGACATCATCCGCACCTGGCTGTTCTCGACGATGCTGCGCTCCACCCTGGAGGACGGCCGGTCGCCGTGGCGCAACGCGGCGATCTCCGGCTTCATCGTGGACCCGGACCGCAAGAAGATGTCGAAGTCGAAGGGCAACGTGGTCACCCCCGCCGACATCCTCGACAAGCACGGGTCGGACGCTGTGCGCTACTGGTCCGCGTCGAGCCGGCTGGGCATGGACGCCGCCTTCGACCCGCAGAACCCGACGCAGGTGAAGATCGGCCGGCGCCTGGCGATCAAGATCCTGAACGCCGCGAAGTTCGTGCTGTCCTTCCCGGTTCCGGAGGGGGCGCAGATCACGCACGCCCTGGACGCGTCGATGCTCACCGCGCTGGACGGCGTGGTGCGTGAGGCGACGAAGGCGTACGAGAACTACGACCAGGCCCGCGCGCTCGAGGTGACCGAAGCGTTCTTCTGGACGTTCTGCGACGACTACCTCGAGCTCGTGAAGGAGCGCGCCTACAATCAGGCCGACGTGGGTCAGGCATCGGCCGCGCTGGCGCTGCGCCTGGCGCTGTCGACGCTGCTGAGGCTGCTCGCCCCGATCATCTCGTTCGCCACCGAGGAGGCGTGGTCGTGGTTCGAGGAGGGCTCGATCCACACCGCGTCCTGGCCGGAGCCGCTCGGCATCGAGGGCGACCCGACCGTGCTCGCCGCGACCAGCGCGGCGCTGATCGGCATCCGGCGTGCGAAGACCGAGGCCAAGGCTTCGCAGAAGACGCCGGTCGCGCGGGCGACGATCGCCGCGCCGGCGGCGACCATCGACGCCCTGCGCGCGGCGGTCGACGATCTGCGCGCCGTGGGCCGCATCGCGCACCTCGAGTTCGCGGATGCCGAGGAGCTGACCGTGACGCAGATCGAGCTCGCCCCGGTGGAGGTGTGA
- a CDS encoding ABC transporter substrate-binding protein produces the protein MPASVRRLVPFAALAAASALLLSACTAPGGGSSDGDGEIVWAIEGANLSAGHMDPQVSQLDVSAMVQRQVLDSLVFQEADGTFSPWLAESWEVSPDGTTYTFRLRDDVTFHDGEPFDAEAVKANFDRIADPETASAQAASMLGADYYAGTEVRGEHEVAVRFTQPYAPFLQAASTAQLGFYSPKVLAEAADELKAGGPGITVGTGPFELTEYTPDQEIVYTRNDDYAWGPHGEEAPAFETLRVEILPEASVRAGVVESGEADLASNLTPRQVGELPEGLTVESIEYPGLPYSLFLNEAYGVFADQRVRQAFARAIDVDTAVEEIFHGEFPRAWSILSASTPYYDASVEGANAFDRDEANALLDAAGWTARDSDGIRMKDGKRLSARWIAWTPVPEERTTLANAIQSDLAEVGFEIQREVLEPGAYNEQYGPKTFDITDWGFSGVDADLLRSHLSTDGFQNASQVKDAEVDALLARGLASTDDAERAEAYGALQRWNAEHVAIVPLYTPSLITAVADTVDGLTFDLYGRPLFHGATVAGK, from the coding sequence ATGCCCGCATCCGTGCGCCGTCTCGTGCCCTTCGCCGCGCTCGCCGCGGCTTCCGCCCTCCTGCTCAGCGCGTGCACCGCACCCGGCGGCGGCAGCTCGGACGGCGACGGCGAGATCGTCTGGGCGATCGAGGGCGCGAACCTCTCCGCCGGTCACATGGACCCGCAGGTCAGCCAGCTCGACGTGTCGGCGATGGTGCAGCGGCAGGTGCTCGACTCCCTGGTGTTCCAGGAGGCGGACGGCACGTTCTCGCCCTGGCTGGCGGAGAGCTGGGAGGTCTCACCCGACGGCACCACCTACACGTTCCGGCTGCGCGACGACGTGACCTTCCACGACGGCGAGCCCTTCGACGCCGAGGCGGTGAAGGCGAACTTCGACCGGATCGCCGACCCGGAGACGGCATCGGCCCAGGCGGCCAGCATGCTCGGCGCCGACTACTACGCCGGCACCGAGGTGCGTGGCGAGCACGAGGTCGCCGTGCGCTTCACTCAGCCGTACGCGCCGTTCCTGCAGGCGGCGAGCACCGCCCAGCTCGGCTTCTACTCGCCGAAGGTGCTGGCCGAGGCGGCCGACGAGCTGAAGGCCGGGGGACCGGGCATCACGGTCGGCACCGGCCCGTTCGAGCTCACCGAGTACACCCCCGACCAGGAGATCGTGTACACCCGCAACGACGACTACGCCTGGGGCCCGCACGGCGAGGAGGCGCCCGCATTCGAGACGCTGCGCGTCGAGATCCTCCCCGAGGCATCCGTGCGCGCCGGCGTCGTGGAGAGCGGCGAGGCGGATCTGGCCAGCAACCTCACCCCGCGTCAGGTCGGCGAGCTGCCCGAGGGGCTGACCGTCGAATCGATCGAGTACCCGGGGCTGCCGTACTCGCTGTTCCTCAACGAGGCGTACGGCGTCTTCGCCGACCAGCGCGTGCGCCAGGCGTTCGCCCGTGCGATCGACGTGGACACCGCCGTCGAGGAGATCTTCCACGGCGAGTTCCCGCGCGCCTGGAGCATCCTCAGCGCCTCCACCCCGTACTACGACGCCTCCGTCGAGGGGGCCAACGCCTTCGACCGCGACGAGGCGAACGCGCTGCTGGACGCCGCAGGATGGACGGCGCGCGACAGCGACGGCATCCGCATGAAGGACGGCAAGCGGCTCTCGGCGCGCTGGATCGCCTGGACCCCGGTGCCCGAGGAGCGCACCACCCTCGCGAACGCCATCCAGTCCGACCTCGCCGAGGTGGGATTCGAGATCCAGCGCGAGGTGCTCGAGCCCGGCGCCTACAACGAGCAGTACGGCCCGAAGACGTTCGACATCACCGACTGGGGCTTCTCGGGCGTGGATGCCGACCTGCTGCGTAGCCACCTCTCCACCGACGGGTTCCAGAACGCCTCTCAGGTGAAGGACGCCGAGGTCGACGCGCTCCTCGCGCGGGGCCTGGCGTCCACCGACGACGCCGAACGCGCGGAGGCGTACGGGGCGCTGCAGCGGTGGAACGCCGAGCACGTGGCGATCGTCCCGCTGTACACGCCCTCGCTGATCACGGCCGTGGCCGACACCGTCGACGGGCTGACCTTCGACCTGTACGGGCGCCCGCTGTTCCACGGCGCCACGGTCGCCGGGAAGTGA
- a CDS encoding GyrI-like domain-containing protein: MTALPAGPFGPADRIDLTATPLAVVRRAGLRVDDLTEAFDAGYGALGRLIADGRVVPAGPAMAIYRGDPMGVFDLEIGFPLRTPLADAVDAGGAETVHPSELPQGPAFATTAVGPYDQLGSAWGALVQRAADQGAAPAGIWIESYVSDPSDTPADRLRTDLIMPLRP, translated from the coding sequence ATGACCGCATTGCCCGCCGGCCCGTTCGGGCCCGCCGATCGGATCGACCTGACCGCGACGCCTCTCGCCGTCGTCCGGCGCGCCGGTCTGCGGGTCGACGACCTCACCGAGGCGTTCGATGCAGGGTACGGGGCGCTCGGCCGGCTCATCGCGGACGGCCGGGTGGTGCCGGCCGGTCCTGCGATGGCGATCTACCGCGGCGACCCGATGGGCGTCTTCGACCTGGAGATCGGCTTCCCTCTGCGCACGCCGCTCGCGGATGCGGTGGATGCCGGTGGCGCGGAGACCGTGCATCCGTCGGAGCTGCCTCAGGGACCGGCGTTCGCGACCACGGCGGTCGGCCCGTACGACCAGCTCGGATCGGCGTGGGGCGCACTGGTGCAGCGCGCCGCCGACCAGGGCGCCGCACCGGCGGGCATCTGGATCGAGAGCTACGTCTCGGACCCCAGCGACACTCCCGCCGACCGTCTCCGCACCGACCTCATCATGCCGCTGCGACCCTGA